In one Fusarium falciforme chromosome 5, complete sequence genomic region, the following are encoded:
- a CDS encoding Fe-ADH domain-containing protein: protein MSTFEYVGGAYRVLFGRGTIQQLPSALEKLNAKAVLILSTPQQVDEAGRIKSLIGQSAVAVFSEATMHTPISVTEKAVRVAKEKMVDSIVSIGGGSTIGLGKAISVRTGLPHLCVPTTYAGSEMTPILGETDQGRKVTRRDPRILPESVVYDIDLTRSLPVRLSVYSGINAIAHAVEALYASNTNPIIDLMAVEGIRNLAKALPVLREDDQNDDARYEALYGAWLCGICLGSVDMGLHHKLCHTLGGTFNLPHAETHVTVLPHALAFNAPAVPGPMAKIASALPDSGGDAVRGMTSLYRRLKIDSSLRGYGMPERGIDKTADLVMSNPYKNPRPLERRTIRELIRRAWAGEDAEYFL from the exons ATGAGCACATTCGAGTACGTCGGCGGAGCATACCGCGTGCTATTTGGTAGAGGAACAATTCAACAGCTCCCCTCAGCGCTCGAAAAGCTGAATGCCAAGGCAGTCTTGATTCTTTCCACTCCACAGCAAGTGGATGAAGCAGGGCGGATCAAAAGTCTTATCGGGCAATCCGCAGTGGCCGTTTTCAGCGAGGCAACGATGCACACGCCGATTTCCGTGACCGAAAAGGCCGTCCGGGTAGCAAAGGAGAAGATGGTAGATAGCATCGTATCCATCGGCGGAGGAAGCACCATCGGTCTAGGCAAAGCCATCAGTGTACGAACCGGCCTGCCGCATCTCTGCGTCCCGACCACCTATGCCGGCAGCGAAATGACCCCGATCCTCGGGGAGACGGACCAGGGGCGCAAGGTTACAAGGCGTGACCCTCGGATCCTTCCCGAGAGTGTTGTCTACGACATTGACCTGACCCGTTCACTCCCGGTTCGACTTTCTGTCTATAGTGGCATTAATGCAATCGCCCACGCAG TCGAGGCCCTCTACGCAAGCAACACAAACCCAATTATTGACCTGATGGCGGTCGAAGGAATCCGCAACCTCGCCAAGGCGCTGCCCGTGTTGCGAGAGGATGACCAGAACGACGATGCAAGGTATGAAGCTCTTTACGGGGCGTGGCTGTGTGGAATTTGCCTAGGAAGCGTCGACATGGGATTGCACCACAAGCTGTGCCACACTCTGGGCGGCACTTTCAATCTCCCGCATGCCGAAACGCACGTTACGGTCCTTCCACATGCCCTGGCGTTCAATGCTCCGGCCGTGCCGGGGCCAATGGCCAAGATCGCGTCGGCACTCCCGGACTCTGGGGGAGATGCCGTCAGGGGAATGACCAGTCTCTATCGGCGACTCAAGATTGACTCAAGCCTGAGGGGTTACGGCATGCCAGAGAGAGGGATCGACAAGACCGCTGACCTTGTAATGTCAAACCCGTACAAGAACCCGCGGCCACTTGAACGAAGGACTATCCGCGAGTTGATCCGACGTGCATGGGCGGGTGAGGATGCTGAATATTTTTTATGA
- a CDS encoding Carboxylesterase, translating into MGSASGRYNHPVIGNVQGNEADGVVQFLGVKYGVLDHWFDNARLPSYDGSGLIAMKHGPQAISDPAGVDVEHLIIQKALPKPEPPGCSGTECLNMNITVPQEASPSSKFPVMVFIHGGGFFTGANWWPQVDTKQIVRLSIQQGQPIIAININYRLGMPGFLTSLELRDAGFQSNNGHHDQRVALRWIKQYISGFGGDPDRVTVAGESIGGLSALRALSPDEKLAWRVVVLAGAPPLMTPPPLETAELPYQQVLKALEVEGGSPAKRIQALKDASPEYLSAKIDKGIMFTPLVDGKLIPSQPTFDAILNGNPPWKNTSCEAAFVGYAPLDASVLGIMGLFQRKLGIGAAFSDHVRSNLPHQSQVADKLLEIYKISDEKSDDEALLSIIQFASDIGYRATAHALAKTFPGESFLLQFSEPNPWEGPFKGHTTHVLDIAFLFQNYNDHLDSQQRASAIQFAHDVILFMHDHAPWDNFQKIGGMAIYENGTKKVVEGRDTMTEEYASILELGDIVGLDFLIRSTVCTNKPVGHDQLYSIWVGRFLWPDINELAALTLILMTQSPRCPQVPVDVGHLLRIPSDVKLPIEPEDEFNCLNLDIVAPKDFASQQHRLPVMVWIHGMGISSRHLWKRCIRALCKRKDFSAIVKDSLKLGKPILAVFVQYRLNIFGFGDETSEGNLGLRDQALALDWVRCNISGFGGDPDAITLAGESAGAVYSHAHLVCHAPAKQFVLSSGSLHLSPPQPVEKAQSVRQALNRHLRSLGDFDLRTAPVEVMIEAIKVSGIQSWFLVADDVLQDWKQSTGSSERLLLSDVRSESIIWREGIWTTSIDRIDNAFDLASEYSSELKSLYNIRADRPSSCRIGALDFINDYKFVLPVEKMTKQWRQAQKPVFRCLVDEENPWQSSNGAHHGIDLVFLFGGFDSGLPDGARRTGEHMRKAWIDFISQQDPWPAESYAAFGPFGMCHSLDDKDLGSRRRMRQVAFLSQQDTTGLDRAFAALATGNISLLN; encoded by the exons ATGGGTTCTGCGTCAGGAAGATACAATCACCCGGTAATCGGAAATGTCCAAGGCAACGAGGCAGACGGCGTTGTTCAGTTCCTCGGGGTTAAGTATGGCGTTTTGGACCATTGGTTTGACAACGCGAGGCTGCCATCCTATGATGGCAGTGGCCTCATTGCCATGAAGCACGG CCCACAAGCCATATCGGATCCTGCTGGCGTTGATGTTGAACACCTGATCATCCAGAAGGCTCTGCCCAAACCTGAGCCTCCTGGTTGTTCAGGAACGGAATGCCTCAATATGAACATTACTGTGCCACAGGAAGCGTCTCCCTCGAGCAAATTCCCGGTTATGGTCTTCATTCACGGAGGCGGCTTTTTTACGGGTGCCAACTGGTGGCCCCAGGTCGACACTAAGCAAATTGTCCGACTTTCCATCCAGCAAGGGCAACCCATCATTGCAATAAATATCAA CTATCGCCTTGGCATGCCTGGCTTCCTCACATCTCTAGAATTACGCGACGCAGGTTTTCAAAGCAACAACGGTCACCATGACCAACGGGTAGCCTTGCGATGGATCAAACAGTACATTTCTGGTTTCGGCGGTGATCCTGATCGTGTCACGGTCGCTGGTGAAAGTATCGGCGGAC TCTCTGCACTACGAGCTTTGAGTCCTGACGAGAAGCTAGCATGGCGTGTCGTTGTGTTGGCTGGTGCACCTCCTCTCATGACCCCACCCCCGCTTGAAACAGCTGAACTTCCGTATCAGCAAGTTCTCAAAGctctcgaggttgagggtGGCTCTCCAGCCAAGCGAATCCAGGCCCTGAAAGATGCATCCCCCGAGTATCTATCTGCAAAGATAGACAAGGGGATTATGTTCACCCCCTTGGTGGATGGCAAGCTTATACCATCCCAGCCAACATTTGACGCCATTCTCAACGGGAACCCACCATGGAAGAACACTTCCTGCGAGGCTGCCTTTGTCGGCTATGCCCCTCTCGAC GCCAGCGTCCTTGGAATCATGGGTCTGTTCCAAAGAAAACTGGGGATCGGAGCCGCATTCTCTGACCATGTGCGGTCGAATTTGCCGCACCAGTCCCAGGTGGCAGACAAATTGCTGGAAATCTACAAGATCAGTGACGAAAAAAGCGACGATGAAGCCTTGTTGAGTATCATCCAATTCGCCTCGGATATTGGGTACCGTGCAACAGCCCATGCGTTGGCCAAGACATTCCCAGGAGAGTCGTTCCTGTTGCAGTTCTCAGAGCCAAATCCGTGGGAAGGCCCTTTTAAAGGCCACACCACACACGTACTTGACATTGCATTTCTATTCCAGAACTACAACGACCATCTAGACAGTCAGCAAAGAGCCTCAGCTATACAGTTTGCCCACGACGTCATTCTGTTCATGCATGACCATGCGCCCTGGGACAACTTTCAGAAAATCGGAGGCATGGCCATTTACGAGAATGGGACCAAGAAGGTCGTGGAAGGTCGCGACACCATGACAGAAGAATATGCCAGTATACTTGAACTAGGGGACATAGTTGGACTGGATTTCTTG ATTCGGTCTACCGTCTGCACCAACAAACCTGTCGGACACGATCAACTGTACTCAATATGGGTTGGTCGATTCTTGTGGCCTGATATCAACGAGCTGGCGGCGCTAACTCTGATTCTGATGACTCAAAGCCCTCGATGCCCACAGGTCCCTGTTGATGTCGGTCATTTACTTCGTATCCCTTCTGATGTCAAGCTCCCGATAGAGCCTGAAGATGAATTCAACTGTCTCAACCTGGACATCGTGGCGCCCAAGGATTTTGCATCGCAGCAGCATAGACTGCCCGTCATGGTGTGGATTCATGGCAT GGGGATCTCAAGCCGTCACCTTTGGAAGCGCTGCATCAGGGCTCTGTG CAAACGTAAAGATTTTTCTGCCATCGTCAAGGACTCTTTGAAGCTAGGTAAACCGATTTTGGCTGTGTTTGTTCAATACCGACTCAACATCTTTGGGTTTGGCGATGAGACGAGCGAAGGGAATCTGGGCTTACGCGATCAAGCCCTGGCGCTCGATTGGGTGCGGTGTAACATCTCGGGCTTTGGTGGTGACCCT GACGCAATAACTCTGGCAGGTGAAAGTGCCGGAGCTGTGTATAGTCACGCTCATCTTGTGTGTCACGCACCTGCGAAGCAGTTCGTGCTGTCGTCAGGCTCATTGCATTTGTCGCCTCCCCAGCCAGTGGAGAAAGCTCAATCTGTTCGTCAAGCATTGAACCGACATCTCCGTAGCCTTGGAGACTTTGACTTGCGGACCGCTCCTGTCGAGGTCATGATTGAGGCTATAAAGGTGTCCGGGATTCAGTCCTGGTTTCTGGTGGCCGATGATGTACTTCAAGACTGGAAGCAAAGCACAGGTAGTTCAGAGAGACTCCTTCTCAGCGATGTCCGGAGTGAG TCCATCATCTGGAGAGAAGGTATATGGACAACAAGCATCGACCGCATCGACAACGCGTTCGATTTGGCGAGTGAATACAGCAGTGAGCTGAAGAGTCTTTACAATATCCGCGCTGATAGGCCATCCTCATGCAGAATCGGGGCCTTGGATTTCATCAACGACTACAAATTCGTTCTCCCAGTGGAAAAGATGACGAAGCAATGGCGTCAAGCACAGAAGCCCGTCTTTCGATGTCTGGTGGATGAGGAGAACCCTTGGCAGTCGTCAAATGGAGCTCATCATGGGATCGACCTGGTTTTTCTGTTCGGAGGATTTGATTCGGGCCTCCCGGACGGAGCAAGGCGGACAGGGGAACACATGCGCAAAGCGTGGATCGACTTCATCTCCCAACAGGATCCTTGGCCGGCAGAGTCATATGCAGCTTTCGGCCCATTCGGCATGTGCCATTCACTTGATGATAAGGACCTGGGCTCGCGAAGAAGAATGCGTCAAGTGGCTTTTCTCAGCCAGCAGGACACGACTGGGTTGGACAGGGCGTTTGCCGCGCTGGCCACAGGCAACATCAGCCTCCTCAATTAG
- a CDS encoding Homogentisate 1,2-dioxygenase, whose protein sequence is MATQDFQKIFHWAETQKNGSIPSFETRPNDPYQYQPGFNNSFESEAVPGTIPKGQNSPRAIRFGLYAEQITASAFVAPRHVNKKAWLYRARPAVAHQGFTNLPDNPDTESNFLPTNPRVHVSPTQLAWNPFEIPNSQDHDFVDGLKTIAGSGDPTLREGLATHVFLCNKSMEKRAFVNSDGDFLIVPQQGALDIQTEFGFLYVQPGEICIIQRGQRFKVKVEGPTRGYILEIWGSNFELPELGPLGANGLANARDFLHPVAAYEVTENDPWEITYKLGGKFFQSKQRHCPFDVIAWSGNYVPYKYDLTKFVNVGSISVDHIDPSIFCVLTARSRDPTAPLADFLIFSPRWDVASHTYRPPYYHRNCASELMGLIYGDYDGRSDEFRPGSVSFECGFVPHGVAYEQFAAASKEDPPVMKISEGSVAFMFESSRAFTITDYAWKSDQKHEHDPKMWDDLVDNFSKHKIEVDQILAGKGAK, encoded by the exons ATGGCTACCCAGGACTTCCAAAAAATCTTCCACTGGGCAGAAACCCAGAAGAACGGTTCTATCCCCTCTTTCGAGACCCGGCCAAACGATCCATACCAGTACCAGCCCGGCTTCAATAATAGCTTTGAGTCAGAGGCTGTCCCCGGTACTATCCCGAAGGGCCAGAACAGCCCTCGTGCTATCCGTTTCGGACTGTACGCTGAGCAAATCACCGCCTCGGCCTTTGTCGCCCCACGCCACGTCAACAAGAAGGCCTGGCTATACCGTGCCCGTCCTGCTGTTGCACACCAGGGATTT ACCAACCTGCCTGACAACCCTGATACAGAGTCTAATTTCCTTCCCACCAATCCGAGGGTACATGTTTCTCCTACCCAGTTGGCCTGGAATCCATTCGAAATCCCCAACAGTCAGGACCATGACTTTGTCGATGGCTTGAAGACGATTGCTGGGTCAGGAGATCCAACGCTCCGCGAAGGTCTCGCCACTCATGTCTTTTTATGCAATAAGAGCATGGAAAAGAGAGCCTTTGTCAACTCGGACGGCGATTTCCTCATCGTGCCTCAGCAAGGGGCCCTAGATATCCAGACCGAGTTTGGCTTCTTATACGTCCAGCCCGGTGAGATCTGCATTATCCAACGCGGTCAGAggttcaaggtcaaggtcgaaGGGCCAACCCGAGGCTATATCCTCGAGATTTGGGGCTCCAACTTTGAACTGCCCGAGCTGGGCCCGCTTGGTGCTAATGGGCTTGCTAATGCTCGGGACTTCCTTCACCCCGTTGCCGCCTATGAGGTCACTGAGAACGACCCCTGGGAAATCACCTATAAACTGGGAGGGAAGTTCTTCCAGAGCAAGCAGCGCCACTGCCCGTTCGACGTTATCGCCTGGTCTGGGAACTATGTGCCGTACAAG TACGACCTCACCAAGTTTGTCAATGTTGGGTCAATCTCAGTTGACCATATCGACCC CTCGATTTTCTGTGTCTTGACGGCCAGGTCGAGGGATCCGACCGCCCCGTTGGCCGACTTTCTCATCTTCTCCCCCCGCTGGGATGTTGCGTCACACACCTACAGGCCGCCATATTACCACCGCAACTGTGCCTCTGAGCTGATGGGTCTTATCTACGGCGATTATGATGGCCGATCGGACGAATTCCGTCCGGGGAGCGTCTCATTTGAGTGTGGATTTGTCCCTCATGGCGTCGCCTACGAGCAGTTTGCGGCTGCGTCCAAGGAAGACCCCCCGGTCATGAAGATCTCGGAAGGCTCAGTTGCCTTCATGTTCGAGAGTAGTCGTGCCTTTACCATCACTGACTACGCGTGGAAGAGCGACCAAAAACACGAGCATGACCCGAAAATGTGGGACGATCTGGTCGACAATTTCTCCAAGCACAAGATCGAGGTGGACCAGATTCTGGCTGGAAAGGGTGCTAAATAA
- a CDS encoding DAO domain-containing protein — protein sequence MATHTVPPAKADPIIIVGAGIFGLSAAIHLAERGYTDVTVLDKQPYEKTLYSYFEGCDAASADINKIIRAAYGSQTIYQDLSLEAIKGWDSWTEELRRGGSAVPPGMSSTDDLWINNGDLSCTDSDTLPDFEKATIENMNKAGYHDTQLVNSNKDHMRLAKERGFAARMNPFSQKLLGVMDTTGGITLADKACRFALHKAKGLGVRFILDPVAGKVASLVQDGSVKIEGVRTADGKTRRAALTIVACGGWTPSLVPSLDGLAEATAGSVVIFKLPETLRQRFSPSNFPAWSFKIADGPDAGLYGFPVDEQGHLKIGYRGTKYTNPQVQLDGRERSVPVTRWTEDEQIRKVPTKAVEVIRKFTDEYLPELANIDILTTRLCWYTDSFDNHFVIDRVPDKQGLMVVTAGSGHAFKYLPTIGSWIVDIIEGKSMDRPAVKAWRWRSLGKDGKPVNELMEGSRGRRALRNIPLTSGQSQASKL from the exons ATGGCCACCCACACAGTTCCTCCAGCCAAAGCTGACCCCATCATTATTGTGGGTGCTGGGATATTCGGTCTAAGTGCTGCCATTCACTTGGCGGAGCGGGGATACACGGATGTGACAGTTCTTGACAAGCAGCCCTACGAGAAGACCTTGTATTCATACTTTGAAGGCTGCgatgctgcttctgctg ACATCAACAAGATCATTCGCGCGGCATATGGCTCACAGACCATATACCAAGACCTCAGCCTAGAGGCAATCAAGGGATGGGATTCTTGGACCGAAGAACTCCGGCGTGGTGGCTCAGCTGTGCCTCCTGGAATGTCCTCAACTGATGATCTCTGGATCAACAATGGCGACCTGTCATGCACCGACTCAGACACTTTGCCTGACTTTGAGAAGGCAACCATCGAGAACATGAACAAAGCTGGGTATCACGACACCCAACTTGTGAACAGCAATAAAGATCACATGCGCTTGGCCAAGGAAAGAGGCTTCGCAGCAAGAATGAACCCCTTCTCACAAAAGCTACTTGGCGTAATGGATACCACTGGTGGCATCACTCTGGCAGACAAGGCGTGTCGATTTGCCCTGCACAAAGCAAAAGGTTTAGGTGTCCGATTCATTCTGGACCCCGTCGCTGGAAAGGTGGCCTCTTTGGTGCAAGATGGGAGTGTCAAGATAGAAGGTGTTCGAACTGCCGATGGGAAGACACGCCGCGCCGCATTGACTATCGTCGCCTGTGGCGGTTGGACGCCGAGCTTGGTGCCATCACTAGACGGGTTGGCTGAGGCGACGGCGGGAtctgtcgtcatcttcaagcTCCCAGAGACCCTCCGGCAGCGCTTTTCTCCATCCAACTTCCCAGCTTGGTCCTTCAAGATCGCCGACGGACCTGACGCTGGGTTGTACGGGTTCCCCGTCGACGAGCAAGGTCACTTGAAGATCGGCTACCGGGGAACAAAGTACACCAACCCACAGGTACAGCTGGATGGTCGTGAACGCAGTGTGCCCGTCACGCGGTGGACCGAGGATGAGCAGATCCGCAAGGTGCCCACCAAAGCTGTCGAGGTTATCCGCAAGTTCACCGACGAGTACCTACCCGAGCTAGCAAACATCGATATCTTGACGACGAGGTTGTGTTGGTACACTGATTCCTTCGACAACCACTTCGTCATTGACCGAGTCCCTGACAAACAAGGCCTCATGGTCGTCACGGCAGGCAGTGGCCACGCGTTCAAGTATCTGCCCACCATTGGCAGTTGGATCGTGGACATCATAGAAGGGAAGAGCATGGACAGACCAGCGGTAAAggcttggcgatggaggTCATTGGGCAAGGACGGGAAACCAGTGAATGAGTTGATGGAGGGATCAAGGGGGAGACGAGCGTTGCGGAATATCCCTCTGACCTCAGGACAAAGCCAGGCCTCGAAGCTATAG